A stretch of the Vidua chalybeata isolate OUT-0048 chromosome Z, bVidCha1 merged haplotype, whole genome shotgun sequence genome encodes the following:
- the XPA gene encoding DNA repair protein complementing XP-A cells, which translates to MAGAAPAHEQDHEQKVSAAAGERPHLSAAALVKIERNRQRALALRQARLAARPYPAAGGGARARALPKVVDTGGGFFLEEEEKNEEKEECAAGEKIVHPPAPVLEFDYLICGDCGKEFMDSYLMQHFDWATCDNCRDVEDKHKLITRTEAKEDYLLKDCDLDKREPVLRFIVKKNPHNSRWGEMKLYLKLQVIKRSLEVWGSEEALQEAKVLRRDSREKMKQKKFDKKVKELRRAVRSSLWKKEASIHEHEYGPEENIDEDTYKKTCTVCGHELTYEKM; encoded by the exons atggCGGGTGCGGCCCCGGCCCACGAGCAAGACCACGAACAGAAGGTTTCGGCAGCGGCGGGCGAGCGGCCGCACCTCTCAGCGGCGGCGCTGGTGAAGATCGAGCGGAACCGGCAGCGGGCGCTGGCACTGCGGCAGGCACGGCTGGCGGCCCGGCCCTACCCTGCCGCAG GCGGCGGCGCGCGGGCGCGGGCCCTCCCCAAGGTCGTGGACACGGGAGGGGGATTcttcctggaggaggaggagaagaacgAGGAGAAGGAAGAGTGCGCCGCCGGCGAGAAGATCGTACACCCGCCCg CACCCGTACTAGAATTTGACTATCTCATCTGTGGAGACTGTGGCAAAGAATTCATGGACTCCTACCTTATGCAGCACTTTGATTGGGCAACATGTGATAATTGCAG AGATGTTGAAGATAAACATAAGCTTATTACAAGGACAGAAGCAAAAGAAGACTATCTGCTTAAAGACTGTGACTTAGACAAGAGGGAACCAGTACTCAGATTCATTGTGAAGAAAAACCCTCATAATTCACGATGGGGTGAAATGaaactttatttaaaactaCAG GTAATCAAGCGTTCACTTGAAGTCTGGGGTAGCGAAGAAGCATTGCAAGAAGCAAAGGTGCTCCGGCGTGATAGCAGAGAGAAGATGAAACAGAAGAAGTTTGACAAGAAAGTTAAAg AACTACGCCGTGCCGTGAGGAGTAGCTTGTGGAAGAAAGAAGCCAGTATCCACGAACATGAATATGgaccagaagaaaatattgatgAAGATACATATAAAAAGACATGCACTGTATGTGGCCATGAATTAACTTATGAGAAGATGTAG